TCTTCTCATTCATCAAGGGCGTCTTCCGCAGTGGTGCCAGGAGTATGGGTGGCAATGAACTAAacgaaatcaaatcattttgtcACTTCAATTTGTGGACCAGAACCAATCCAAAAATAGCACAAGCGTTACTCATTGACGATGAAGCTACTCTATCCAAATCGAGTTTTAACCGGTCTAATCCTACAAAAGTATTTGTTCACGGTTGGCGAATGAACGGCCATAGCGATGTTTCAATGCTCACCCTTCGAAATGGTATGGTCAAAACATTGTATAACAGAAGAATAGGTCGTTATTCTATTTTCATATCTTAGAATTCCTCATTAGAGAAAACTGCAATTTTATAGCGGTCGACTGGGAAAGTTTTGCTGCCACTGACTACTTCTCATCGGCGGCCAAGATTCGACCAATCGGCGTCTTTACGGgagatttcttaaattttctaaTCAAGCAAGGATTAAATGTTAGTCAGTTGCATATCATTGGTTTCAGTTTGGGAGCTCACATTGCTGGTAAAGCTGGTTTCCGCGTTAACGTACCAGTCCCTCGAATTACAGGTAATTTAGATTAAGATGAATCTCACTCAAACATGCATGCATAAATCTAACGATGGGTCTGCAGGTTTGGACCCCGCTTTTCCCGGATTTTCAATTGACAATACGGACGGAAGACTAGACGTGACGGACGCTCAATTCGTCGACATTATTCATACAAACAGTGATTCGTTATTGAACGGTGGTTTGAGCTTTACGACATCAATCGGACATGTAGATTTTTGGCCTAATGGGGGCATTGTTCAACCGGTAAGCAAATTAAAGAATCTAGTAGTACTATTATTAACTGATTTCTGCTTTATatgaaaagtgaaaattaattcattgattccggTTTTTAATTGGTCTCGTAATTGATGACATTCTTTGTATGTATAGGGATGTAGTTTAATATCTTGTAGCCATTACAGAGCGTTGATTTATTTTACTGAATCGATCAATACCAAAAAGCCTTTTACGGCTACCAAATGCTCAACTCACATGGATTGGTACATTGGTTTATGTGCAAACAACACGCAAACGGCCATGGGATTTTCCGTATCTACATCGTGAGTTGATCGTTaacaatgaattaattttaccaaaatattaccattcttttttaaatttgaacagTGCCAAAGgcgattattttcttttaaccaACGTGAAAGCTCCTTTTGCACTTGGTTAGTATGGCCAAATCAATCACAGTCTCGTGACTgcagacaagacaagacaaccAAGCTTCCGTAGCtttcaatttccattacaTTTGTAATTTCTCCTTGTGAGTCGATTGGCGCGCAAGTAGAATGATACaatgaaatgttgaaataaattttttttttaaccgctATTATCcagtttattttataatttggGGTTTTTCCAACATTAATTGCATTTTTCAGCGGATATGAGTTTATTATTAGCAGCAATCATTAATTACAAAGCTCATCGCCTTGATCACGATTATAGGTACTACTTTCCAGAATGAAGGGTGTGATGATGAAAAAACTTGCTTAATtcgcggaaaaaaattaaaaatctatcaatttgtttcataatttttccatACATGTGATATCTGAAATGTATAAAAGACCATTGATAGATTTAGAAAAGTTTAACCTTCGATCGTCAAGCTGCAAACATGACGTTAATCAAAACGTTCTGGATACTTCTCTGCTCCTCCGTCCTCGTTTTAGCCGAAGGTATTTTTTTCCGTGAGTAAAAGCGGCTATTTTACATCGTTTGTGTTAACTTTGATTAATGTTTATTGCTGTTTTATATTTCGTGCGCTTTTCCTTATTGACACCTatcaggaaaagaaataatcagACATGCTGGTGATCTTCTGTCGGAGATTGCCGAACCGTTCGCAGCTTCACAAGTTCATTTCTTACTCTGGACAAggtaatttaataaattaacaATGTGACAAAATACTACAATAATTGGCATAACACAATTTGATGCGTCTTTCAGACGAAATTCGTTTCTATTTCAAGAACTCTTTATCAACGATGTAAATGTCCTAGCTGCTTCTTCTTATGTTAAGACAAAACCTACTAAAATTTATGTCCATGGTTTTACTGAAAATGGGCAAGGTGATCTTAGTTTCAGGTTACGCAATCGTAAGTATTCTTCTTTAACAAAGGAGTTGGTATGTGAGAAAGTTCCGTCGGAATCATAAATTTAATCCCAACAGGTTTCCTCGAAAAAGAAGATATTAATTTTATCGCAGTCGACTGGGCATTATTGGCTGCAGGTCCCGACTATCCTAGAGCAGCGGCAAACACTAGGCTGGTAGGATTACTCACGGGAGATTTTGTGAACTTCCTGGTTTCACAGGGCACTGATCTTATCAAGTTGCACTTGATTGGTTTCAGTATGGGGGCGCATGTGGTTGGACTGGCTGGACATATCGCCAACGGTGTACTACCTAGAATAACAGGTAGGCATAGTTTAACAGTTACTATACTAGACCCCCGAATGCATCTTTCGAAATTTGCCAATTGAAGGTTTGGATCCAGCCTTCCCTCACTTTGATTTCACTAACCCAGACGAGGTTCTAGAGAAAACAGATGCCCAGTTTGTTGATGTTATCCATACAAATGCTGGCAAGTTGGAAAATGGCAAAATAGGCGTCGATCGATCGATCGGACACGTCGATTTTTGGCCCAATGGTGGATCTTCTCAGCCTGtatgatatttaaaatttggcttaataaaaaaattattactaaTTTTAAATTGCCTGTGCATAGGGCTGTATAGAAATCCCCAACAGCAGCGCTGGAATCTTAAGTATTATGAACCTGTTTCTTGGAGGTGGGattctaatttcaatttttttatttgactatataaaatattcttttaaaaatcacaGGTATCTGCAGTCATAGGCGAGCAGTGGAATATTTTATGGAATCCCTTGATGTTCCGTTCATCGCCACCCGGTGCAATTCTTACGACGAATTCAAGCTTGGCTCATGCACtaacaatttcaaaacttttctggGTGTTCCAGTCTCAACATCGTGAgcataaaattcaatttcttcgcacTACTTTGCACATAAAACCGTAATATTAATAGCCGTTAATATCATTAGAGCCGTAGGAAATTTCTTCCTCGATACCAACGTACCTCACACAGTCCGGCAAGAGAACAGCTTTCAatcaatatttaaaacaacttaaagaaagaacattttattttcaaattgtgaAAGCTGTGTCTTTTTCAATTCtcactataataaaaaaaaattaaatgtctgACCGACAATTGAATGTGAATCATGAAAAACCGTTTCgattgattgaattttttaaatcttcgcCTGCACCAAATAGAATTTACAATCGATTTCGCTTATGCTCCGTTTATTAAATACCCACCGAGTTACCGTATATATTTCATCCAAGGACTACTGGATTAACAAATGCCAAGTGTGCTTTTATATCTACAGTACTCAAAACATTGACTGCAATTTTCATCTCCTCATTTAGATCGCGAGAGAAAATCGGAAGCTTGACTGTCATCGCCAACATGAATCCAATAGAGTCGAATTTCTCTGAAAGCTTTCCAATCACGTcgcaaaaaatgggaaaaacttgGAACTGGAATGTTgaattaggaaaaaaaaagactttcacccAACTAGTGAAAAACGAAACACATAATTAATTGTGACTGCAAGCTGAGTATATACGCATGCAAATTATGGAACGCAAACCAAACAAGTGAACGAGGTGAACGACAAATAATAAGATcccaaagaagagaaaaacaaaaaaaacaagcgaCTTCGACTTTTCTCGATGTCGATGAAACATTTGACTAGCACGCCTTGCGCATACAACCTATGATTGCATTTGTTACGAAAATTACGAAACCACGATTATTATCTACTCGTTTTCGCtaatttttgtccttgttGCAATCACTCAGTCAGATCAATGTCGGACATTCGCATTCCATTCGGTCCTAATGCTTCCTCAGCTTCTTCAGTTGCTTCGGTCGGTTGTTGATGGAATGTACTCCACCAGCTTGAAAACGCTCCTTTAGCTTGCGAAATAGCCCCTCCTAAAATGAATTCCAGTAAATTCTCTTCGAAcataatgaattaaaataaccAATGAATAATATCTTACCAACAACTTTACTCGTGTTGGCTACTGCTCGACTTGTGCTAGCGGCCGCATTGGATATCTTCCGCCCTTTTTCCGTATTCTGCATCGTTCTGCAAAAAACAATTGATCATGAGAATACAGTCAAATTTAGTTGTTATTGTTATGAAACATACTGAGTGATTTGAGATATTTTAAGCTTGACATCTGAAATTGATAGCTGGCCGGAGAACATATGACCAGGATGGAGTTCCAAGACAGCAGGATGTGGAGTTTCGAGCCATTTCGCGTAGTTACTCGTGGCTTTCCATGCTTGGATAAAAGCGGGATTGAATTCATCCAAATACTTGCATCCATCTGTTTAAACACAACAATTAAAATGTCTGAAATTTAAGCACTTaggggtaaaaaagaaaagacatacCGTCCATCAAGGATGTTCTCAGCATAAAAAGAAGATAAGTCTTAAACTCAGCCCGCAGCCACTCATCGCCACCTTCCCATCCAACGCCGTCCAAAAAGGTATTGCTGGTTCGATCCTGGACAACGAGACGGACTATGTGATCTGCAAATCGCATGTCTTCTTTGGTCAACTCAAGTTGACGACGTAGTTCCGGATCGGTGATATCGATGCGGCCAGTCTCCAACTTTAAAAAGTGAGGAAAATGTGAGGAAAATTTATCTTAAATCGTTCAAGTAAGAAATGATACCTCGATGATAGCATCAAAAAGAGTTTTTTTCTGCTTGAATAGCACATTAGTAGCGCCAACAATGTAGCCGCGGATGTTAGGCTCACTCAAGAGGTCTAAATATGAAAGTGACAGATACGGATGACACACATAACCCTgcataaaacaattaaaagttTGTAAAATCGATAGAATAGATagatttcaaattcaactAACATTTCCAAAGAGTTGAAGAGGCAATCCACAGTCTTCATTAGGCAGGCCGGCGACGATAGAGGGAGAAATGCGTCCTGATTTCTAGggatttcaacaacaaattggTAGTATTTAGCGAGAATAGCctcgaaataagagaattacCTCGTTTTCCATTTCTTGAGCAGTGGGGGCTCGAAGATCTTCAAAGCTACTTTCCCGGCTTACTTTACTATCATCAGTAGCGTCAACCGTGGGAGTATCTGCGGATTTAGTACTTCCAGCTAATTTATCTTTCCAAGAAGATAGTTTTTCTGTCAGTCCGTTATAAACACTAGACTGATTTTGAGGTGAGAAAATACCGGCGGGTTCTTCATCTGGTGGAGGAATGAATTGTTTAGGAACTTCCAACGTCTCGGCGATGATTATTTCCGGCTGACTAGCTAAGGCGGTGCAATTATCCAGACCCGATTCGACCACTCCAGGGAAAAGTGCAAGCATCGCCAGAATAGATGTAGATAAAGGTCGGACTGGtgaatgaaaaaagagaactCGCTTTTGCAGTAGAATCAGCTTAAATAGTTGAACCACTTTGTGACCGAATCTCTCTAGCATTTCACGTAGTGGTAGCCCTAGAAAGTAGAAAGTCGCGATTAGTATTAGTATTAGTATTAGTATGTAACAATTACACTAAACTAGAGCAATAGTACCAATGATAGCCTGAGTAGAATTTAGAAGGTCAGGGTTGAGACACATGTTTAGATTGTTGTAAGCATCATGGAGCAACATGAACTGAGTAAAATCCCCCTCACGGAAATAAGCTTCAGTGATCAATCCCATTTTTACTTGGATATGACCATATAAAGGAAGGTTCGAAAGAACACATACAGCTTTCTGGACAGTGCTTCTGGTTATGTCAGCAGTTTTCTTAGAGAGCATCTGTTCAAATTGGTCAAATTTTAATGATATAAACATTACTAAAATAGAACAGCTTTATACATACCTTTGCCTCAATTTGGCGATAAGAGGAAACACCATAAACTGTTTTGCCTGGATGTGCCATTGATGGGAGGTGGAAATAGACAGTATCCTCAACAAAATTATGTGAGCCATCTGGCATCGCCAGGGAAGGCAAATTTTTCCACATTTCCGGACATTCATGAGATTCGGAAGGAGAGTTGGGGCAAAGAGGAGGGTATGAATACTCAACTTGACACCCTTTTTTGTGATGAAATCCAACGACGAGAAGGTGCAATATTGGAGGAGCAT
The sequence above is drawn from the Daphnia pulicaria isolate SC F1-1A chromosome 1, SC_F0-13Bv2, whole genome shotgun sequence genome and encodes:
- the LOC124320922 gene encoding lipase member H-like isoform X1: MTSIDCFSVFLSLILLQFCLWLLQKPFILAERLYSYSLLHYILAEKNNAVVWPLSSATKGHTDLAELNALIHRDPVKRQTVLLDDEDEERDYRWQESVFSFIKGVFRSGARSMGGNELNEIKSFCHFNLWTRTNPKIAQALLIDDEATLSKSSFNRSNPTKVFVHGWRMNGHSDVSMLTLRNEFLIRENCNFIAVDWESFAATDYFSSAAKIRPIGVFTGDFLNFLIKQGLNVSQLHIIGFSLGAHIAGKAGFRVNVPVPRITGLDPAFPGFSIDNTDGRLDVTDAQFVDIIHTNSDSLLNGGLSFTTSIGHVDFWPNGGIVQPGCSLISCSHYRALIYFTESINTKKPFTATKCSTHMDWYIGLCANNTQTAMGFSVSTSAKGDYFLLTNVKAPFALG
- the LOC124320922 gene encoding lipase member H-like isoform X2 — its product is MAQIKLLILFGVMVVIGHSASAEKNNAVVWPLSSATKGHTDLAELNALIHRDPVKRQTVLLDDEDEERDYRWQESVFSFIKGVFRSGARSMGGNELNEIKSFCHFNLWTRTNPKIAQALLIDDEATLSKSSFNRSNPTKVFVHGWRMNGHSDVSMLTLRNEFLIRENCNFIAVDWESFAATDYFSSAAKIRPIGVFTGDFLNFLIKQGLNVSQLHIIGFSLGAHIAGKAGFRVNVPVPRITGLDPAFPGFSIDNTDGRLDVTDAQFVDIIHTNSDSLLNGGLSFTTSIGHVDFWPNGGIVQPGCSLISCSHYRALIYFTESINTKKPFTATKCSTHMDWYIGLCANNTQTAMGFSVSTSAKGDYFLLTNVKAPFALG
- the LOC124320923 gene encoding lipase member H-like isoform X1, producing MTLIKTFWILLCSSVLVLAEGIFFRKEIIRHAGDLLSEIAEPFAASQVHFLLWTRRNSFLFQELFINDVNVLAASSYVKTKPTKIYVHGFTENGQGDLSFRLRNRFLEKEDINFIAVDWALLAAGPDYPRAAANTRLVGLLTGDFVNFLVSQGTDLIKLHLIGFSMGAHVVGLAGHIANGVLPRITGLDPAFPHFDFTNPDEVLEKTDAQFVDVIHTNAGKLENGKIGVDRSIGHVDFWPNGGSSQPGCIEIPNSSAGILSIMNLFLGGICSHRRAVEYFMESLDVPFIATRCNSYDEFKLGSCTNNFKTFLGVPVSTSAVGNFFLDTNVPHTVRQENSFQSIFKTT
- the LOC124320923 gene encoding lipase member H-like isoform X2, which gives rise to MTLIKTFWILLCSSVLVLAEGKEIIRHAGDLLSEIAEPFAASQVHFLLWTRRNSFLFQELFINDVNVLAASSYVKTKPTKIYVHGFTENGQGDLSFRLRNRFLEKEDINFIAVDWALLAAGPDYPRAAANTRLVGLLTGDFVNFLVSQGTDLIKLHLIGFSMGAHVVGLAGHIANGVLPRITGLDPAFPHFDFTNPDEVLEKTDAQFVDVIHTNAGKLENGKIGVDRSIGHVDFWPNGGSSQPGCIEIPNSSAGILSIMNLFLGGICSHRRAVEYFMESLDVPFIATRCNSYDEFKLGSCTNNFKTFLGVPVSTSAVGNFFLDTNVPHTVRQENSFQSIFKTT
- the LOC124320921 gene encoding late secretory pathway protein AVL9 homolog isoform X1, with product MEEQVTDQEEKKKKETSTIAREFSRDAPPILHLLVVGFHHKKGCQVEYSYPPLCPNSPSESHECPEMWKNLPSLAMPDGSHNFVEDTVYFHLPSMAHPGKTVYGVSSYRQIEAKMLSKKTADITRSTVQKAVCVLSNLPLYGHIQVKMGLITEAYFREGDFTQFMLLHDAYNNLNMCLNPDLLNSTQAIIGLPLREMLERFGHKVVQLFKLILLQKRVLFFHSPVRPLSTSILAMLALFPGVVESGLDNCTALASQPEIIIAETLEVPKQFIPPPDEEPAGIFSPQNQSSVYNGLTEKLSSWKDKLAGSTKSADTPTVDATDDSKVSRESSFEDLRAPTAQEMENEKSGRISPSIVAGLPNEDCGLPLQLFGNGYVCHPYLSLSYLDLLSEPNIRGYIVGATNVLFKQKKTLFDAIIELETGRIDITDPELRRQLELTKEDMRFADHIVRLVVQDRTSNTFLDGVGWEGGDEWLRAEFKTYLLFMLRTSLMDDGCKYLDEFNPAFIQAWKATSNYAKWLETPHPAVLELHPGHMFSGQLSISDVKLKISQITQTMQNTEKGRKISNAAASTSRAVANTSKVVGGAISQAKGAFSSWWSTFHQQPTEATEEAEEALGPNGMRMSDIDLTE
- the LOC124320921 gene encoding late secretory pathway protein AVL9 homolog isoform X2, which gives rise to MEEQVTDQEEKKKKETSTIAREFSRDAPPILHLLVVGFHHKKGCQVEYSYPPLCPNSPSESHECPEMWKNLPSLAMPDGSHNFVEDTVYFHLPSMAHPGKTVYGVSSYRQIEAKMLSKKTADITRSTVQKAVCVLSNLPLYGHIQVKMGLITEAYFREGDFTQFMLLHDAYNNLNMCLNPDLLNSTQAIIGLPLREMLERFGHKVVQLFKLILLQKRVLFFHSPVRPLSTSILAMLALFPGVVESGLDNCTALASQPEIIIAETLEVPKQFIPPPDEEPADKLAGSTKSADTPTVDATDDSKVSRESSFEDLRAPTAQEMENEKSGRISPSIVAGLPNEDCGLPLQLFGNGYVCHPYLSLSYLDLLSEPNIRGYIVGATNVLFKQKKTLFDAIIELETGRIDITDPELRRQLELTKEDMRFADHIVRLVVQDRTSNTFLDGVGWEGGDEWLRAEFKTYLLFMLRTSLMDDGCKYLDEFNPAFIQAWKATSNYAKWLETPHPAVLELHPGHMFSGQLSISDVKLKISQITQTMQNTEKGRKISNAAASTSRAVANTSKVVGGAISQAKGAFSSWWSTFHQQPTEATEEAEEALGPNGMRMSDIDLTE